The Solanum lycopersicum chromosome 6, SLM_r2.1 genome has a window encoding:
- the LOC101246932 gene encoding telomere repeat-binding protein 5 isoform X2: MVLQKRLDYGFNGYQVPPIPRATRSRRGIIKRKADGNGTCHFDLLATVAGKLLGEGESSPDSKGSVKGKEKGAIVKDEKVKEAEDKSLKEKSYTEGCYERGFFISELVSQAPVVNRSLSELPHVQNDTISRPASASMSSDCSEKLLFAKQFVNGESSEEHENFCSKTEREASGCGVFSSCTLDTENDKQMKIELSNKAKVLTDKGTAISSSKFPDVWDKKPSTLVTSDENVKLSLSTYPAPSRSFPVIRDNVKLAYKDDDENSGCTQPSTPNKASGAAPCLRDRPIKKLLASKYWKENLKFDDEGHANSGGKAMHVYYNRNIGYKRDGYKHQRSQRDFPFKKRKVFKCGSFSNSDGEMSTDGISSSPTNDLHGNASGSSKASSGGCAAVGTSVFSGGRPFLRPGDSHVKFRIKSFKVPELFVDIPENATIGSLKRTVMEAVTAILGGGLRIGVVFQGKKVRDDNKTLLQTGISHDYKLDALGFSLEPNPVQTSQPLGQDCRSCVLPYETPQPLTSIYVSRCPSPSTVIHTGIHQGRSDDHTGTSLSTFLESDHESAPSPHYAALEKISANSRALVPLTAVNAEALSAVPLRKPKRSEATQRRIRRPFSVSEVEALVQAVEKLGTGRWRDVKLRAFDNAKHRTYVDLKDKWKTLVHTARISPQQRRGEPVPQELLDRVLTAHAYWSQQQAKQQMKQPSETYLLL, encoded by the exons ATGGTGTTGCAGAAGAGGTTAGATTATGGATTTAATGGCTATCAGGTGCCTCCTATACCTCGAGCTACCAGATCG AGAAGGGGTATTATTAAGAGAAAAGCTGATGGCAATGGAACTTGTCACTTTGACTTGTTAGCTACTGTAGCTGGCAAGTTACTGGGGGAAGGAGAGAGTTCGCCTGATTCTAAGGGTTCTGTTAAAGGGAAGGAGAAAGGTGCAATTGTGAAAGATGAAAAGGTTAAGGAGGCTGAGGATAAATctctaaaagaaaaatcttataCTGAAGGCTGTTATGAACGGGGCTTCTTTATTTCTGAGCTTGTCTCACAAGCTCCAGTTGTAAATCGTTCTTTAAGCGAACTGCCACATGTTCAAAATGATACGATCTCTAGACCTGCATCTGCCAGTATGAGTTCTGATTGCTCTGAGAAGTTACTCTTTGCTAAACAGTTTGTAAATGGTGAAAGCAGCGAGGAACATGAAAACTTTTGTTCGAAGACAGAACGGGAGGCGTCTGGCTGTGGAGTCTTTTCCAGTTGTACATTAGACACTGAAAACGATAAACAGATGAAAATTGAGCTGTCAAATAAAGCTAAAGTTTTGACTGATAAGGGGACTGCAATTTCCAGTTCAAAGTTCCCTGATGTTTGGGACAAGAAACCTTCAACACTTGTTACTTCAGATGAAAATGTAAAATTATCTCTGTCTACATATCCTGCTCCTTCTAGGTCCTTTCCGGTGATTCGGGATAATGTAAAATTAGCTTATAAAGATGATGACGAAAACTCTGGGTGCACTCAACCTAGCACCCCAAATAAGGCCTCCGGGGCAGCACCATGTTTACGGGATCGGCCAATTAAGAAGTTACTAGCTTCCAAATATTGgaaagaaaatcttaaatttgatGACGAGGGCCATGCCAATTCTG GTGGGAAAGCAATGCATGTTTACTACAACAGAAACATTGGCTACAAGCGGGACGGCTACAAGCACCAAAGATCTCAGAGGGATTTTCCtttcaagaaaagaaaggtcTTTAAATGTGGCTCGTTCTCCAATTCTGATGGAGAGATGAGTACGGATGGAATAAGTAGTTCTCCAACAAATGACTTGCATGGAAATGCTTCCGGTAGTAGTAAAGCATCTTCAGGAG GCTGCGCAGCGGTTGGAACGTCAGTTTTCAGTGGAGGTCGTCCATTCCTCAGGCCTGGTGATTCCCATG TTAAGTTTAGAATTAAGTCCTTCAAGGTTCCTGAGCTTTTTGTTGATATTCCGGAAAATGCAACTATTGGTTCTTTAAAG AGGACTGTAATGGAAGCAGTGACTGCTATACTTGGTGGTGGACTACGAATCGGTGTGGTTTTTCAGGGTAAGAAGGTTAGAGATGATAACAAAACCTTGTTACAGACTGGAATATCTCACGATTACAAGCTTGACGCTCTGGGCTTCTCACTTGAGCCCAATCCCGTTCAAACTTCCCAACCTCTTGGTCAAGACTGTCGTTCTTGTGTACTTCCTTATGAAACACCTCAACCGCTAACAAG TATATATGTCAGCAGGTGCCCATCTCCTTCTACTGTGATTCATACTGGCATTCATCAAGGGAGATCTGATGATCATACAGGAACAAGTTTGAGTACCTTTCTTGAAAGTGACCATGAATCGGCTCCATCTCCTCATTATGCGGCTCTAGAGAAAATTTCTGCAAATTCAAGAGCATTGGTTCCACTAACTGCAGTAAATGCAGAAGCCTTGTCTGCAGTCCCATTGCGGAAGCCCAAGCGATCCGAGGCCACCCAACGTCGAATCCGTAGACCTTTTTCTGTCTCTGAAGTGGAAGCACTTGTTCAAGCTGTTGAGAAGCTTGGAACAGGAAG ATGGCGTGACGTGAAACTTCGAGCTTTTGATAATGCCAAACATAGAACTTATGTTGATTTGAAG GACAAATGGAAAACCCTGGTGCACACAGCAAGAATATCCCCTCAGCAAAGGAGGGGCGAGCCGGTGCCACAAGAGCTCTTGGACAGGGTCCTCACCGCTCACGCTTACTGGTCCCAACAGCAAGCCAAGCAACAGATGAAACAGCCATCGGAGACTTACCTTCTTCTCTAG
- the LOC101246932 gene encoding telomere repeat-binding protein 5 isoform X3 — MVLQKRLDYGFNGYQVPPIPRATRSVRRRGIIKRKADGNGTCHFDLLATVAGKLLGEGESSPDSKGSVKGKEKGAIVKDEKVKEAEDKSLKEKSYTEGCYERGFFISELVSQAPVVNRSLSELPHVQNDTISRPASASMSSDCSEKLLFAKQFVNGESSEEHENFCSKTEREASGCGVFSSCTLDTENDKQMKIELSNKAKVLTDKGTAISSSKFPDVWDKKPSTLVTSDENVKLSLSTYPAPSRSFPVIRDNVKLAYKDDDENSGCTQPSTPNKASGAAPCLRDRPIKKLLASKYWKENLKFDDEGHANSGGKAMHVYYNRNIGYKRDGYKHQRSQRDFPFKKRKVFKCGSFSNSDGEMSTDGISSSPTNDLHGNASGSSKASSGGCAAVGTSVFSGGRPFLRPGDSHVKFRIKSFKVPELFVDIPENATIGSLKRTVMEAVTAILGGGLRIGVVFQGKKVRDDNKTLLQTGISHDYKLDALGFSLEPNPVQTSQPLGQDCRSCVLPYETPQPLTSRCPSPSTVIHTGIHQGRSDDHTGTSLSTFLESDHESAPSPHYAALEKISANSRALVPLTAVNAEALSAVPLRKPKRSEATQRRIRRPFSVSEVEALVQAVEKLGTGRWRDVKLRAFDNAKHRTYVDLKDKWKTLVHTARISPQQRRGEPVPQELLDRVLTAHAYWSQQQAKQQMKQPSETYLLL, encoded by the exons ATGGTGTTGCAGAAGAGGTTAGATTATGGATTTAATGGCTATCAGGTGCCTCCTATACCTCGAGCTACCAGATCGGTTAGG AGAAGGGGTATTATTAAGAGAAAAGCTGATGGCAATGGAACTTGTCACTTTGACTTGTTAGCTACTGTAGCTGGCAAGTTACTGGGGGAAGGAGAGAGTTCGCCTGATTCTAAGGGTTCTGTTAAAGGGAAGGAGAAAGGTGCAATTGTGAAAGATGAAAAGGTTAAGGAGGCTGAGGATAAATctctaaaagaaaaatcttataCTGAAGGCTGTTATGAACGGGGCTTCTTTATTTCTGAGCTTGTCTCACAAGCTCCAGTTGTAAATCGTTCTTTAAGCGAACTGCCACATGTTCAAAATGATACGATCTCTAGACCTGCATCTGCCAGTATGAGTTCTGATTGCTCTGAGAAGTTACTCTTTGCTAAACAGTTTGTAAATGGTGAAAGCAGCGAGGAACATGAAAACTTTTGTTCGAAGACAGAACGGGAGGCGTCTGGCTGTGGAGTCTTTTCCAGTTGTACATTAGACACTGAAAACGATAAACAGATGAAAATTGAGCTGTCAAATAAAGCTAAAGTTTTGACTGATAAGGGGACTGCAATTTCCAGTTCAAAGTTCCCTGATGTTTGGGACAAGAAACCTTCAACACTTGTTACTTCAGATGAAAATGTAAAATTATCTCTGTCTACATATCCTGCTCCTTCTAGGTCCTTTCCGGTGATTCGGGATAATGTAAAATTAGCTTATAAAGATGATGACGAAAACTCTGGGTGCACTCAACCTAGCACCCCAAATAAGGCCTCCGGGGCAGCACCATGTTTACGGGATCGGCCAATTAAGAAGTTACTAGCTTCCAAATATTGgaaagaaaatcttaaatttgatGACGAGGGCCATGCCAATTCTG GTGGGAAAGCAATGCATGTTTACTACAACAGAAACATTGGCTACAAGCGGGACGGCTACAAGCACCAAAGATCTCAGAGGGATTTTCCtttcaagaaaagaaaggtcTTTAAATGTGGCTCGTTCTCCAATTCTGATGGAGAGATGAGTACGGATGGAATAAGTAGTTCTCCAACAAATGACTTGCATGGAAATGCTTCCGGTAGTAGTAAAGCATCTTCAGGAG GCTGCGCAGCGGTTGGAACGTCAGTTTTCAGTGGAGGTCGTCCATTCCTCAGGCCTGGTGATTCCCATG TTAAGTTTAGAATTAAGTCCTTCAAGGTTCCTGAGCTTTTTGTTGATATTCCGGAAAATGCAACTATTGGTTCTTTAAAG AGGACTGTAATGGAAGCAGTGACTGCTATACTTGGTGGTGGACTACGAATCGGTGTGGTTTTTCAGGGTAAGAAGGTTAGAGATGATAACAAAACCTTGTTACAGACTGGAATATCTCACGATTACAAGCTTGACGCTCTGGGCTTCTCACTTGAGCCCAATCCCGTTCAAACTTCCCAACCTCTTGGTCAAGACTGTCGTTCTTGTGTACTTCCTTATGAAACACCTCAACCGCTAACAAG CAGGTGCCCATCTCCTTCTACTGTGATTCATACTGGCATTCATCAAGGGAGATCTGATGATCATACAGGAACAAGTTTGAGTACCTTTCTTGAAAGTGACCATGAATCGGCTCCATCTCCTCATTATGCGGCTCTAGAGAAAATTTCTGCAAATTCAAGAGCATTGGTTCCACTAACTGCAGTAAATGCAGAAGCCTTGTCTGCAGTCCCATTGCGGAAGCCCAAGCGATCCGAGGCCACCCAACGTCGAATCCGTAGACCTTTTTCTGTCTCTGAAGTGGAAGCACTTGTTCAAGCTGTTGAGAAGCTTGGAACAGGAAG ATGGCGTGACGTGAAACTTCGAGCTTTTGATAATGCCAAACATAGAACTTATGTTGATTTGAAG GACAAATGGAAAACCCTGGTGCACACAGCAAGAATATCCCCTCAGCAAAGGAGGGGCGAGCCGGTGCCACAAGAGCTCTTGGACAGGGTCCTCACCGCTCACGCTTACTGGTCCCAACAGCAAGCCAAGCAACAGATGAAACAGCCATCGGAGACTTACCTTCTTCTCTAG
- the LOC101246932 gene encoding telomere repeat-binding protein 5 isoform X4, whose protein sequence is MVLQKRLDYGFNGYQVPPIPRATRSVRRRGIIKRKADGNGTCHFDLLATVAGKLLGEGESSPDSKGSVKGKEKGAIVKDEKVKEAEDKSLKEKSYTEGCYERGFFISELVSQAPVVNRSLSELPHVQNDTISRPASASMSSDCSEKLLFAKQFVNGESSEEHENFCSKTEREASGCGVFSSCTLDTENDKQMKIELSNKAKVLTDKGTAISSSKFPDVWDKKPSTLVTSDENVKLSLSTYPAPSRSFPVIRDNVKLAYKDDDENSGCTQPSTPNKASGAAPCLRDRPIKKLLASKYWKENLKFDDEGHANSGGKAMHVYYNRNIGYKRDGYKHQRSQRDFPFKKRKVFKCGSFSNSDGEMSTDGISSSPTNDLHGNASGSSKASSGGCAAVGTSVFSGGRPFLRPGDSHVKFRIKSFKVPELFVDIPENATIGSLKRTVMEAVTAILGGGLRIGVVFQGKKVRDDNKTLLQTGISHDYKLDALGFSLEPNPVQTSQPLGQDCRSCVLPYETPQPLTRCPSPSTVIHTGIHQGRSDDHTGTSLSTFLESDHESAPSPHYAALEKISANSRALVPLTAVNAEALSAVPLRKPKRSEATQRRIRRPFSVSEVEALVQAVEKLGTGRWRDVKLRAFDNAKHRTYVDLKDKWKTLVHTARISPQQRRGEPVPQELLDRVLTAHAYWSQQQAKQQMKQPSETYLLL, encoded by the exons ATGGTGTTGCAGAAGAGGTTAGATTATGGATTTAATGGCTATCAGGTGCCTCCTATACCTCGAGCTACCAGATCGGTTAGG AGAAGGGGTATTATTAAGAGAAAAGCTGATGGCAATGGAACTTGTCACTTTGACTTGTTAGCTACTGTAGCTGGCAAGTTACTGGGGGAAGGAGAGAGTTCGCCTGATTCTAAGGGTTCTGTTAAAGGGAAGGAGAAAGGTGCAATTGTGAAAGATGAAAAGGTTAAGGAGGCTGAGGATAAATctctaaaagaaaaatcttataCTGAAGGCTGTTATGAACGGGGCTTCTTTATTTCTGAGCTTGTCTCACAAGCTCCAGTTGTAAATCGTTCTTTAAGCGAACTGCCACATGTTCAAAATGATACGATCTCTAGACCTGCATCTGCCAGTATGAGTTCTGATTGCTCTGAGAAGTTACTCTTTGCTAAACAGTTTGTAAATGGTGAAAGCAGCGAGGAACATGAAAACTTTTGTTCGAAGACAGAACGGGAGGCGTCTGGCTGTGGAGTCTTTTCCAGTTGTACATTAGACACTGAAAACGATAAACAGATGAAAATTGAGCTGTCAAATAAAGCTAAAGTTTTGACTGATAAGGGGACTGCAATTTCCAGTTCAAAGTTCCCTGATGTTTGGGACAAGAAACCTTCAACACTTGTTACTTCAGATGAAAATGTAAAATTATCTCTGTCTACATATCCTGCTCCTTCTAGGTCCTTTCCGGTGATTCGGGATAATGTAAAATTAGCTTATAAAGATGATGACGAAAACTCTGGGTGCACTCAACCTAGCACCCCAAATAAGGCCTCCGGGGCAGCACCATGTTTACGGGATCGGCCAATTAAGAAGTTACTAGCTTCCAAATATTGgaaagaaaatcttaaatttgatGACGAGGGCCATGCCAATTCTG GTGGGAAAGCAATGCATGTTTACTACAACAGAAACATTGGCTACAAGCGGGACGGCTACAAGCACCAAAGATCTCAGAGGGATTTTCCtttcaagaaaagaaaggtcTTTAAATGTGGCTCGTTCTCCAATTCTGATGGAGAGATGAGTACGGATGGAATAAGTAGTTCTCCAACAAATGACTTGCATGGAAATGCTTCCGGTAGTAGTAAAGCATCTTCAGGAG GCTGCGCAGCGGTTGGAACGTCAGTTTTCAGTGGAGGTCGTCCATTCCTCAGGCCTGGTGATTCCCATG TTAAGTTTAGAATTAAGTCCTTCAAGGTTCCTGAGCTTTTTGTTGATATTCCGGAAAATGCAACTATTGGTTCTTTAAAG AGGACTGTAATGGAAGCAGTGACTGCTATACTTGGTGGTGGACTACGAATCGGTGTGGTTTTTCAGGGTAAGAAGGTTAGAGATGATAACAAAACCTTGTTACAGACTGGAATATCTCACGATTACAAGCTTGACGCTCTGGGCTTCTCACTTGAGCCCAATCCCGTTCAAACTTCCCAACCTCTTGGTCAAGACTGTCGTTCTTGTGTACTTCCTTATGAAACACCTCAACCGCTAACAAG GTGCCCATCTCCTTCTACTGTGATTCATACTGGCATTCATCAAGGGAGATCTGATGATCATACAGGAACAAGTTTGAGTACCTTTCTTGAAAGTGACCATGAATCGGCTCCATCTCCTCATTATGCGGCTCTAGAGAAAATTTCTGCAAATTCAAGAGCATTGGTTCCACTAACTGCAGTAAATGCAGAAGCCTTGTCTGCAGTCCCATTGCGGAAGCCCAAGCGATCCGAGGCCACCCAACGTCGAATCCGTAGACCTTTTTCTGTCTCTGAAGTGGAAGCACTTGTTCAAGCTGTTGAGAAGCTTGGAACAGGAAG ATGGCGTGACGTGAAACTTCGAGCTTTTGATAATGCCAAACATAGAACTTATGTTGATTTGAAG GACAAATGGAAAACCCTGGTGCACACAGCAAGAATATCCCCTCAGCAAAGGAGGGGCGAGCCGGTGCCACAAGAGCTCTTGGACAGGGTCCTCACCGCTCACGCTTACTGGTCCCAACAGCAAGCCAAGCAACAGATGAAACAGCCATCGGAGACTTACCTTCTTCTCTAG
- the LOC101246932 gene encoding telomere repeat-binding protein 5 isoform X1, whose product MVLQKRLDYGFNGYQVPPIPRATRSVRRRGIIKRKADGNGTCHFDLLATVAGKLLGEGESSPDSKGSVKGKEKGAIVKDEKVKEAEDKSLKEKSYTEGCYERGFFISELVSQAPVVNRSLSELPHVQNDTISRPASASMSSDCSEKLLFAKQFVNGESSEEHENFCSKTEREASGCGVFSSCTLDTENDKQMKIELSNKAKVLTDKGTAISSSKFPDVWDKKPSTLVTSDENVKLSLSTYPAPSRSFPVIRDNVKLAYKDDDENSGCTQPSTPNKASGAAPCLRDRPIKKLLASKYWKENLKFDDEGHANSGGKAMHVYYNRNIGYKRDGYKHQRSQRDFPFKKRKVFKCGSFSNSDGEMSTDGISSSPTNDLHGNASGSSKASSGGCAAVGTSVFSGGRPFLRPGDSHVKFRIKSFKVPELFVDIPENATIGSLKRTVMEAVTAILGGGLRIGVVFQGKKVRDDNKTLLQTGISHDYKLDALGFSLEPNPVQTSQPLGQDCRSCVLPYETPQPLTSIYVSRCPSPSTVIHTGIHQGRSDDHTGTSLSTFLESDHESAPSPHYAALEKISANSRALVPLTAVNAEALSAVPLRKPKRSEATQRRIRRPFSVSEVEALVQAVEKLGTGRWRDVKLRAFDNAKHRTYVDLKDKWKTLVHTARISPQQRRGEPVPQELLDRVLTAHAYWSQQQAKQQMKQPSETYLLL is encoded by the exons ATGGTGTTGCAGAAGAGGTTAGATTATGGATTTAATGGCTATCAGGTGCCTCCTATACCTCGAGCTACCAGATCGGTTAGG AGAAGGGGTATTATTAAGAGAAAAGCTGATGGCAATGGAACTTGTCACTTTGACTTGTTAGCTACTGTAGCTGGCAAGTTACTGGGGGAAGGAGAGAGTTCGCCTGATTCTAAGGGTTCTGTTAAAGGGAAGGAGAAAGGTGCAATTGTGAAAGATGAAAAGGTTAAGGAGGCTGAGGATAAATctctaaaagaaaaatcttataCTGAAGGCTGTTATGAACGGGGCTTCTTTATTTCTGAGCTTGTCTCACAAGCTCCAGTTGTAAATCGTTCTTTAAGCGAACTGCCACATGTTCAAAATGATACGATCTCTAGACCTGCATCTGCCAGTATGAGTTCTGATTGCTCTGAGAAGTTACTCTTTGCTAAACAGTTTGTAAATGGTGAAAGCAGCGAGGAACATGAAAACTTTTGTTCGAAGACAGAACGGGAGGCGTCTGGCTGTGGAGTCTTTTCCAGTTGTACATTAGACACTGAAAACGATAAACAGATGAAAATTGAGCTGTCAAATAAAGCTAAAGTTTTGACTGATAAGGGGACTGCAATTTCCAGTTCAAAGTTCCCTGATGTTTGGGACAAGAAACCTTCAACACTTGTTACTTCAGATGAAAATGTAAAATTATCTCTGTCTACATATCCTGCTCCTTCTAGGTCCTTTCCGGTGATTCGGGATAATGTAAAATTAGCTTATAAAGATGATGACGAAAACTCTGGGTGCACTCAACCTAGCACCCCAAATAAGGCCTCCGGGGCAGCACCATGTTTACGGGATCGGCCAATTAAGAAGTTACTAGCTTCCAAATATTGgaaagaaaatcttaaatttgatGACGAGGGCCATGCCAATTCTG GTGGGAAAGCAATGCATGTTTACTACAACAGAAACATTGGCTACAAGCGGGACGGCTACAAGCACCAAAGATCTCAGAGGGATTTTCCtttcaagaaaagaaaggtcTTTAAATGTGGCTCGTTCTCCAATTCTGATGGAGAGATGAGTACGGATGGAATAAGTAGTTCTCCAACAAATGACTTGCATGGAAATGCTTCCGGTAGTAGTAAAGCATCTTCAGGAG GCTGCGCAGCGGTTGGAACGTCAGTTTTCAGTGGAGGTCGTCCATTCCTCAGGCCTGGTGATTCCCATG TTAAGTTTAGAATTAAGTCCTTCAAGGTTCCTGAGCTTTTTGTTGATATTCCGGAAAATGCAACTATTGGTTCTTTAAAG AGGACTGTAATGGAAGCAGTGACTGCTATACTTGGTGGTGGACTACGAATCGGTGTGGTTTTTCAGGGTAAGAAGGTTAGAGATGATAACAAAACCTTGTTACAGACTGGAATATCTCACGATTACAAGCTTGACGCTCTGGGCTTCTCACTTGAGCCCAATCCCGTTCAAACTTCCCAACCTCTTGGTCAAGACTGTCGTTCTTGTGTACTTCCTTATGAAACACCTCAACCGCTAACAAG TATATATGTCAGCAGGTGCCCATCTCCTTCTACTGTGATTCATACTGGCATTCATCAAGGGAGATCTGATGATCATACAGGAACAAGTTTGAGTACCTTTCTTGAAAGTGACCATGAATCGGCTCCATCTCCTCATTATGCGGCTCTAGAGAAAATTTCTGCAAATTCAAGAGCATTGGTTCCACTAACTGCAGTAAATGCAGAAGCCTTGTCTGCAGTCCCATTGCGGAAGCCCAAGCGATCCGAGGCCACCCAACGTCGAATCCGTAGACCTTTTTCTGTCTCTGAAGTGGAAGCACTTGTTCAAGCTGTTGAGAAGCTTGGAACAGGAAG ATGGCGTGACGTGAAACTTCGAGCTTTTGATAATGCCAAACATAGAACTTATGTTGATTTGAAG GACAAATGGAAAACCCTGGTGCACACAGCAAGAATATCCCCTCAGCAAAGGAGGGGCGAGCCGGTGCCACAAGAGCTCTTGGACAGGGTCCTCACCGCTCACGCTTACTGGTCCCAACAGCAAGCCAAGCAACAGATGAAACAGCCATCGGAGACTTACCTTCTTCTCTAG
- the LOC101246932 gene encoding telomere repeat-binding protein 5 isoform X5: MVLQKRLDYGFNGYQVPPIPRATRSRRGIIKRKADGNGTCHFDLLATVAGKLLGEGESSPDSKGSVKGKEKGAIVKDEKVKEAEDKSLKEKSYTEGCYERGFFISELVSQAPVVNRSLSELPHVQNDTISRPASASMSSDCSEKLLFAKQFVNGESSEEHENFCSKTEREASGCGVFSSCTLDTENDKQMKIELSNKAKVLTDKGTAISSSKFPDVWDKKPSTLVTSDENVKLSLSTYPAPSRSFPVIRDNVKLAYKDDDENSGCTQPSTPNKASGAAPCLRDRPIKKLLASKYWKENLKFDDEGHANSGGKAMHVYYNRNIGYKRDGYKHQRSQRDFPFKKRKVFKCGSFSNSDGEMSTDGISSSPTNDLHGNASGSSKASSGGCAAVGTSVFSGGRPFLRPGDSHVKFRIKSFKVPELFVDIPENATIGSLKRTVMEAVTAILGGGLRIGVVFQGKKVRDDNKTLLQTGISHDYKLDALGFSLEPNPVQTSQPLGQDCRSCVLPYETPQPLTRCPSPSTVIHTGIHQGRSDDHTGTSLSTFLESDHESAPSPHYAALEKISANSRALVPLTAVNAEALSAVPLRKPKRSEATQRRIRRPFSVSEVEALVQAVEKLGTGRWRDVKLRAFDNAKHRTYVDLKDKWKTLVHTARISPQQRRGEPVPQELLDRVLTAHAYWSQQQAKQQMKQPSETYLLL; encoded by the exons ATGGTGTTGCAGAAGAGGTTAGATTATGGATTTAATGGCTATCAGGTGCCTCCTATACCTCGAGCTACCAGATCG AGAAGGGGTATTATTAAGAGAAAAGCTGATGGCAATGGAACTTGTCACTTTGACTTGTTAGCTACTGTAGCTGGCAAGTTACTGGGGGAAGGAGAGAGTTCGCCTGATTCTAAGGGTTCTGTTAAAGGGAAGGAGAAAGGTGCAATTGTGAAAGATGAAAAGGTTAAGGAGGCTGAGGATAAATctctaaaagaaaaatcttataCTGAAGGCTGTTATGAACGGGGCTTCTTTATTTCTGAGCTTGTCTCACAAGCTCCAGTTGTAAATCGTTCTTTAAGCGAACTGCCACATGTTCAAAATGATACGATCTCTAGACCTGCATCTGCCAGTATGAGTTCTGATTGCTCTGAGAAGTTACTCTTTGCTAAACAGTTTGTAAATGGTGAAAGCAGCGAGGAACATGAAAACTTTTGTTCGAAGACAGAACGGGAGGCGTCTGGCTGTGGAGTCTTTTCCAGTTGTACATTAGACACTGAAAACGATAAACAGATGAAAATTGAGCTGTCAAATAAAGCTAAAGTTTTGACTGATAAGGGGACTGCAATTTCCAGTTCAAAGTTCCCTGATGTTTGGGACAAGAAACCTTCAACACTTGTTACTTCAGATGAAAATGTAAAATTATCTCTGTCTACATATCCTGCTCCTTCTAGGTCCTTTCCGGTGATTCGGGATAATGTAAAATTAGCTTATAAAGATGATGACGAAAACTCTGGGTGCACTCAACCTAGCACCCCAAATAAGGCCTCCGGGGCAGCACCATGTTTACGGGATCGGCCAATTAAGAAGTTACTAGCTTCCAAATATTGgaaagaaaatcttaaatttgatGACGAGGGCCATGCCAATTCTG GTGGGAAAGCAATGCATGTTTACTACAACAGAAACATTGGCTACAAGCGGGACGGCTACAAGCACCAAAGATCTCAGAGGGATTTTCCtttcaagaaaagaaaggtcTTTAAATGTGGCTCGTTCTCCAATTCTGATGGAGAGATGAGTACGGATGGAATAAGTAGTTCTCCAACAAATGACTTGCATGGAAATGCTTCCGGTAGTAGTAAAGCATCTTCAGGAG GCTGCGCAGCGGTTGGAACGTCAGTTTTCAGTGGAGGTCGTCCATTCCTCAGGCCTGGTGATTCCCATG TTAAGTTTAGAATTAAGTCCTTCAAGGTTCCTGAGCTTTTTGTTGATATTCCGGAAAATGCAACTATTGGTTCTTTAAAG AGGACTGTAATGGAAGCAGTGACTGCTATACTTGGTGGTGGACTACGAATCGGTGTGGTTTTTCAGGGTAAGAAGGTTAGAGATGATAACAAAACCTTGTTACAGACTGGAATATCTCACGATTACAAGCTTGACGCTCTGGGCTTCTCACTTGAGCCCAATCCCGTTCAAACTTCCCAACCTCTTGGTCAAGACTGTCGTTCTTGTGTACTTCCTTATGAAACACCTCAACCGCTAACAAG GTGCCCATCTCCTTCTACTGTGATTCATACTGGCATTCATCAAGGGAGATCTGATGATCATACAGGAACAAGTTTGAGTACCTTTCTTGAAAGTGACCATGAATCGGCTCCATCTCCTCATTATGCGGCTCTAGAGAAAATTTCTGCAAATTCAAGAGCATTGGTTCCACTAACTGCAGTAAATGCAGAAGCCTTGTCTGCAGTCCCATTGCGGAAGCCCAAGCGATCCGAGGCCACCCAACGTCGAATCCGTAGACCTTTTTCTGTCTCTGAAGTGGAAGCACTTGTTCAAGCTGTTGAGAAGCTTGGAACAGGAAG ATGGCGTGACGTGAAACTTCGAGCTTTTGATAATGCCAAACATAGAACTTATGTTGATTTGAAG GACAAATGGAAAACCCTGGTGCACACAGCAAGAATATCCCCTCAGCAAAGGAGGGGCGAGCCGGTGCCACAAGAGCTCTTGGACAGGGTCCTCACCGCTCACGCTTACTGGTCCCAACAGCAAGCCAAGCAACAGATGAAACAGCCATCGGAGACTTACCTTCTTCTCTAG